A genome region from Hymenobacter tibetensis includes the following:
- a CDS encoding class I SAM-dependent methyltransferase translates to MTVEDFLPLFHACTSTADLNCLLEDQQQSFILALYNLDVHSSAGLQQAQRCFAAFTSCSPYEEQQAEWKFSEPVRQAQLLFATVFERAGSFGLVTPLRSALPPKSSVALRLRAQEIFHTLLDLRTQYGEVFSEVMNLLQQAQFEGEEDYTMAVVQVAHSYLYKGRKELREHGFLVEEAAFCSLFTAPAHLDAYPFLYHSSLAALLEGTTGGSLSVQPVMAPGVLFPTSFIQNIFRQHILDPVNHDSRTRGYAAPLGYPSSAVRAQILEYGRADFTAACQTVTPTASPAERVLLYCYYNLRKHFFTTRHVLAQIIDSLPTLLTNATAQPVFLDLGCGPMTSALAFADLYRERYHKALPIRYVGIDIAPAMLEKARTFENCGLFAATSQFDYFTRWADALDSLVAHVQVNNPVIINASYLFASSSLNTSELAVFIHKLRQRCPVTKMYFLFQNPNRTDRNVKYHTWRNGLSFAYSLIQSTQVVRYQTSSYAAPSEEEVTYELLAFQPA, encoded by the coding sequence ATGACTGTTGAAGATTTTCTACCCCTGTTTCACGCTTGCACATCGACTGCGGACCTCAACTGCTTACTCGAAGATCAACAACAGTCGTTTATCCTAGCTCTTTACAATCTGGATGTGCATTCTTCGGCCGGTTTGCAACAAGCACAACGGTGCTTTGCTGCCTTCACGTCCTGTTCTCCCTATGAAGAGCAGCAAGCAGAATGGAAGTTTTCAGAGCCAGTTAGACAAGCGCAATTGCTTTTTGCCACTGTATTTGAACGGGCTGGTAGCTTCGGGTTGGTAACTCCGTTGCGAAGCGCACTCCCGCCGAAATCATCAGTAGCGTTGCGCTTACGTGCGCAAGAAATATTCCACACTCTACTGGACTTACGAACCCAGTATGGCGAGGTATTCTCCGAAGTAATGAACTTGCTTCAGCAAGCACAATTTGAAGGAGAAGAAGATTATACTATGGCAGTAGTACAGGTTGCTCATTCGTATTTATACAAAGGCCGAAAGGAGTTGCGTGAACACGGTTTTTTGGTTGAAGAAGCCGCTTTCTGTTCGCTGTTTACTGCGCCGGCTCATTTAGATGCTTATCCGTTTCTTTACCACTCATCCCTTGCTGCACTCCTTGAAGGGACCACAGGTGGGAGCCTCTCGGTCCAGCCTGTCATGGCACCAGGGGTTTTGTTTCCTACAAGTTTCATCCAAAATATATTTCGGCAACATATCCTTGATCCTGTGAACCACGACTCCCGTACGCGTGGCTATGCAGCCCCGTTAGGCTACCCAAGCTCCGCCGTTCGGGCTCAGATTCTAGAGTATGGACGGGCAGACTTTACTGCTGCATGCCAAACAGTGACGCCTACAGCCTCGCCCGCTGAACGGGTTTTACTTTACTGCTATTACAATCTGCGTAAACATTTTTTCACCACCCGCCATGTGCTAGCGCAGATTATTGATTCTTTACCCACACTGCTGACCAATGCAACTGCCCAACCGGTATTTCTGGACCTTGGTTGCGGGCCTATGACATCCGCCCTGGCTTTTGCTGACCTCTACCGTGAGCGTTATCATAAAGCGTTACCCATTCGGTATGTTGGTATCGATATAGCTCCAGCTATGCTTGAGAAAGCTCGCACATTCGAGAATTGTGGGCTGTTCGCTGCTACAAGTCAATTCGACTACTTCACCCGCTGGGCTGATGCACTTGACTCTCTGGTTGCGCATGTGCAAGTGAATAATCCTGTTATTATTAATGCATCATACTTGTTTGCTAGCTCTTCACTGAACACTTCTGAGCTAGCTGTGTTCATTCATAAGTTACGTCAGCGTTGTCCCGTGACCAAAATGTACTTTCTGTTTCAGAATCCCAACCGGACTGACCGCAATGTGAAGTATCATACTTGGCGCAATGGGCTTTCATTTGCTTATTCTCTCATCCAAAGCACCCAGGTGGTTCGGTATCAAACAAGCAGTTACGCGGCTCCGAGCGAAGAGGAGGTAACGTATGAGCTACTCGCTTTTCAACCCGCTTGA
- a CDS encoding ATP-binding domain-containing protein has protein sequence MPFKKFNIITEEDLLKSEGGPNMLQAIKFNGPRHLLVTGPPGSGKTTISLLRATREIHKGKAIKLLTYQHLLRYSLLGVADPVLQPHIITMYRWLTDNFSINPESHSVAEMVSLMIGKGQQYDEILVDEGQDLPRHLYEALPTLARRLSVGADTGQMLHSKGTKSKDIGQALETHQEVVEFSLQFNYRNYFETYDFARQFMPLGNRDNIALQNMPKGKGGLDRRPIIVQTANEKKTLEQIYNLLIDNESVNVAVLFFYTHEVDAWCRKIQARLNQDRLDLRISRFHSDMSDYEREKEAETMQNFVVTTYKSIKGLEFQTVIMPSMEYASIRPKIETPQHYYVACTRATEKLYLLYQGDKKPDWLLKFRTDSYVHHAF, from the coding sequence ATGCCATTCAAAAAGTTTAATATCATTACTGAAGAGGATTTACTTAAGTCTGAGGGAGGACCAAATATGCTACAAGCCATCAAATTCAATGGCCCTCGTCATTTACTGGTAACGGGCCCACCCGGTAGTGGAAAAACAACCATTAGTCTGCTACGTGCCACTCGCGAAATACACAAGGGCAAGGCTATCAAACTACTTACCTATCAGCATCTGCTACGATACAGTTTGCTCGGTGTGGCTGATCCGGTGCTTCAACCACACATCATTACTATGTATCGTTGGCTAACCGACAACTTCAGTATTAATCCGGAAAGCCATAGTGTAGCCGAAATGGTAAGCCTCATGATAGGTAAAGGCCAGCAGTACGATGAGATTCTAGTAGATGAAGGTCAAGATCTGCCCCGTCACCTATATGAAGCATTACCTACTCTTGCAAGGCGGCTATCGGTAGGGGCGGATACTGGACAAATGCTTCACAGCAAGGGCACAAAGAGCAAGGATATTGGCCAGGCCTTAGAAACGCATCAGGAAGTCGTAGAATTTTCGCTCCAGTTTAATTACCGCAATTACTTCGAAACGTACGATTTCGCACGCCAATTTATGCCACTGGGCAACCGCGATAATATTGCGCTGCAAAATATGCCGAAGGGCAAAGGGGGCCTTGACCGCCGGCCCATTATCGTACAGACAGCTAACGAGAAAAAAACTCTTGAACAGATCTATAACCTACTAATTGATAATGAGTCAGTGAACGTAGCTGTGTTGTTTTTCTATACGCACGAAGTAGACGCCTGGTGTCGCAAAATTCAAGCTAGGCTAAACCAAGACAGGCTAGACTTACGCATCAGTCGCTTCCATAGCGACATGAGTGATTACGAGCGTGAGAAAGAAGCTGAAACCATGCAAAATTTTGTGGTTACTACTTACAAATCTATCAAAGGGCTAGAGTTTCAAACCGTTATTATGCCCAGCATGGAATATGCGAGCATCCGACCGAAGATTGAAACGCCTCAGCACTATTACGTGGCCTGTACACGCGCTACTGAAAAGCTGTATTTGCTATATCAGGGCGATAAAAAGCCTGACTGGCTTCTAAAGTTTCGCACCGACTCTTATGTGCATCATGCATTCTGA
- a CDS encoding cysteine desulfurase family protein, with protein sequence MSPLIYLDHHATTPCDPVVVETMLPYFTAQFGNPSSAHFAGSRAADAVQLAREQVAALVGAQPGEVIFTSGATEANNLALLGYARAAQATNPRRRIIISAIEHKAITNPAKQLVREGFEVIVLPVDAQGTVSMAAAAEAINANTLLVSIHAANGEVGTIQPIAALAQLAHAAGALMHTDAAQAVGKIPVDMLAWGVDMLSLSGHKLYGPQGIGALIVRHPRRTQLEPLGYGGGQERNWRSGTLNVPGIVGLGAACSRCAQVLPEESTRLATLRDAFEMDVLKAVPNAYRNGNTQNRLPHNASLTFPGIEADALLARLPTLALSTGSACDAGTIEPSPILLALGLSRDNARATVRVGMGRFNTAEEVIEARVTLEVQIVKLRRLLADSFYKS encoded by the coding sequence ATGTCCCCGCTCATTTATCTCGACCACCACGCCACCACGCCCTGTGACCCAGTAGTTGTAGAGACTATGCTGCCCTACTTTACGGCACAATTCGGTAACCCGTCTTCCGCTCACTTCGCTGGCAGCCGGGCTGCCGATGCTGTGCAGTTGGCCCGTGAGCAAGTGGCGGCATTAGTGGGTGCTCAACCCGGTGAGGTCATTTTCACTAGTGGCGCCACAGAAGCCAACAACTTGGCCCTACTTGGTTATGCCCGGGCCGCGCAAGCAACCAACCCGCGCCGTCGCATCATCATTTCGGCTATTGAGCACAAAGCCATTACCAATCCAGCCAAGCAGCTCGTGCGTGAAGGCTTTGAAGTGATTGTTCTTCCCGTTGATGCACAAGGAACAGTAAGTATGGCGGCGGCGGCAGAAGCCATAAATGCTAATACGCTTCTGGTTTCCATCCATGCTGCTAATGGGGAGGTTGGTACCATCCAGCCCATAGCCGCGCTAGCCCAACTTGCCCACGCCGCCGGAGCCCTGATGCACACCGATGCCGCTCAAGCCGTCGGCAAAATCCCGGTTGACATGCTAGCCTGGGGCGTCGATATGCTCTCCCTAAGCGGCCATAAGCTCTACGGCCCCCAAGGCATAGGAGCCCTCATTGTGCGTCACCCCCGCCGTACCCAGCTCGAACCACTCGGCTACGGTGGTGGCCAAGAGCGCAACTGGCGCTCAGGCACCCTCAATGTTCCCGGTATCGTCGGCCTGGGTGCCGCCTGCAGCCGTTGCGCCCAGGTATTACCTGAGGAAAGTACCCGCCTAGCAACATTGCGCGACGCATTCGAAATGGATGTTCTAAAAGCCGTGCCCAACGCTTACCGCAACGGCAACACCCAAAACCGGCTACCTCACAATGCTAGTCTAACCTTTCCGGGTATTGAAGCCGATGCTCTATTAGCTCGCCTGCCGACCCTGGCTCTCAGTACTGGCTCTGCCTGCGACGCTGGTACCATTGAGCCGTCTCCCATACTGTTAGCTTTAGGGCTTTCTCGTGATAATGCCCGCGCCACTGTAAGAGTAGGGATGGGACGGTTTAATACAGCAGAAGAAGTGATTGAGGCCAGAGTGACACTAGAGGTTCAGATCGTCAAACTTAGAAGACTGCTTGCGGACTCTTTTTATAAATCTTGA
- a CDS encoding alpha-ketoglutarate-dependent dioxygenase AlkB gives MSYSLFNPLEVSLSQTEAIAPIGLRYLPEYVSTRLEDRLLDLIDAAPWLGDLKRRVQHYGYRYDYKSRRIDRSMYLGPLPHWCEYYAQKFAEEGVFRSPPDQVIINEYLPGQGIAPHIDCTPCFEDTIVSLSLGSACVMNFTNLADPTQHYNQLLERGSAVVLQHAARFEWQHGIKPLKSDPVNGQRLPRQRRVSLTFRKVKL, from the coding sequence ATGAGCTACTCGCTTTTCAACCCGCTTGAAGTTTCTCTTTCTCAAACTGAAGCAATTGCGCCAATTGGATTGCGTTACTTGCCAGAGTATGTATCTACACGTCTGGAGGATCGATTGTTGGATTTGATTGACGCTGCTCCTTGGTTAGGTGACCTCAAACGTCGCGTGCAACACTACGGATACCGGTATGATTATAAGTCCCGACGCATTGACCGCTCGATGTACTTAGGGCCACTGCCGCACTGGTGTGAGTATTATGCGCAAAAATTTGCTGAAGAAGGTGTTTTTAGAAGCCCGCCTGACCAAGTCATTATCAATGAGTATTTGCCTGGTCAGGGCATTGCACCTCATATTGACTGCACTCCATGCTTTGAAGATACCATAGTTTCATTGAGCTTAGGATCTGCTTGCGTCATGAATTTCACGAACTTAGCTGACCCTACCCAACACTACAATCAGCTTTTGGAGCGTGGCAGCGCCGTCGTCCTCCAACACGCTGCTCGTTTTGAATGGCAGCATGGAATTAAACCGTTAAAATCAGACCCTGTCAACGGTCAGCGCCTGCCACGGCAGCGCCGCGTTTCTTTGACCTTTCGTAAAGTAAAGCTCTAA
- a CDS encoding site-specific integrase has protein sequence MSKTTEHKEGKASVKAVYFTSKTLSDGSHPFMIRITKDRKLKYIATGLSLHPNYWNPKKKEVRRSYPEPDRENLLVRLEEWEKKYAEAAKTLSLADEQHDAPAVAKKAAEGRQAQRRIKLLAYIEELAAGMVVAGQVGNSTVYRDLGNQLAKHLASKAGIGEPPLGKGLEPQRIAWVQQHDIPFDQVTVAFCQQWEEALRGSGIEEITLSLRFRTLRAVLNKAIAAGVAKVEKYPFARNVAEKHKFQVGKFDVSTAKRAITRDDIRRLENLVVTTERHQLAKAVFAFSFYCGGINFVDLAQLRWQNLLPADGGLRLTYVRQKTGGKFSVKLLAPVEAIVEQYRAITQVSLTSYLLPILDATKHLTPSQVKNRLHKILGQVNADLKELGEKAGIATPLTTYVARHSFATTLRRSGANTAVISQAMGHKSEAVTAIYLDSFASEQVDAAFEGLL, from the coding sequence ATGAGCAAAACTACTGAACATAAGGAAGGTAAGGCTTCTGTGAAGGCCGTTTACTTCACTTCTAAAACCCTGTCGGATGGCTCCCATCCATTTATGATTCGCATCACCAAGGATCGAAAGCTAAAATACATTGCTACTGGCCTAAGTCTGCATCCGAATTATTGGAACCCTAAAAAGAAGGAAGTCCGGCGTAGCTACCCAGAGCCCGATCGGGAGAACCTACTGGTGAGACTGGAAGAATGGGAGAAGAAATATGCAGAAGCAGCAAAGACTTTAAGTTTGGCTGATGAGCAACATGACGCTCCGGCTGTAGCTAAGAAGGCGGCTGAAGGGCGCCAAGCGCAGCGGCGCATCAAACTATTAGCCTACATTGAGGAGCTAGCCGCTGGAATGGTAGTTGCCGGTCAAGTGGGTAACTCTACCGTGTACCGTGACCTAGGAAATCAGTTGGCAAAGCACCTAGCATCTAAAGCAGGCATTGGAGAGCCACCGCTTGGCAAAGGATTGGAGCCGCAGCGCATCGCCTGGGTGCAGCAGCACGACATCCCGTTTGACCAAGTTACAGTTGCCTTCTGTCAGCAGTGGGAAGAAGCCTTACGGGGTTCGGGAATAGAGGAAATTACTCTTTCGCTTCGCTTCCGGACGTTGCGGGCGGTGCTTAACAAGGCCATTGCGGCTGGGGTAGCGAAAGTCGAGAAATACCCTTTTGCACGTAACGTAGCTGAAAAGCACAAATTCCAAGTCGGCAAGTTTGATGTAAGCACCGCTAAGCGCGCCATCACCCGCGACGATATTCGCCGGCTGGAAAACTTGGTGGTAACTACAGAACGCCATCAGCTGGCAAAAGCAGTATTTGCTTTCTCCTTCTATTGTGGTGGTATCAACTTTGTGGACCTCGCGCAGCTCCGTTGGCAGAATCTATTGCCCGCAGATGGTGGACTACGGCTTACCTACGTGCGGCAGAAGACGGGCGGCAAGTTCTCTGTCAAACTCTTGGCGCCGGTAGAAGCCATAGTAGAGCAATACCGCGCTATCACCCAAGTCAGTCTGACTAGCTACCTCCTCCCCATTCTGGACGCTACCAAGCATCTTACTCCCAGTCAAGTGAAAAATCGCCTACACAAGATTTTAGGTCAGGTTAACGCCGACTTAAAGGAACTGGGGGAGAAGGCTGGCATCGCTACGCCTCTCACTACCTACGTTGCCCGCCACTCCTTTGCTACCACCTTGCGGCGAAGTGGTGCTAATACAGCTGTCATTTCACAGGCCATGGGCCATAAATCGGAAGCTGTTACAGCTATCTATTTAGATTCGTTTGCCTCCGAACAGGTCGATGCTGCTTTCGAAGGCCTACTTTAG